A region from the Lolium perenne isolate Kyuss_39 chromosome 4, Kyuss_2.0, whole genome shotgun sequence genome encodes:
- the LOC127303002 gene encoding FBD-associated F-box protein At5g60610 isoform X1, giving the protein MRLDIMYSCLPASPISAAAFLSAAISDEDGVEDRISALPNGLLRDVVSRLPVKDAARTNALCRRWRGLWRAIPLVLDDAHLITEGPGVDWRAPAAAAVSRVLASHPGPFRCVRLLSNLIDESNKECLAEWLRLLADKGVEDLTLVNRPWGFGVPARLPPSLLSCGASLRRLYLGVWFFPFTTGLPRSPDVFPHLRELGICHGIMQESDLEYLLACSPRLETFALITNYCLPDRVRIGSHSLRCVLLWHSMADEVAAIAAPHLHRLIVYCTHPTEAGRAFKVKIGYAPQLAVLGYLDTTHVLEIDNTIIKAGVTKVSPDAVVPSIKVLALKVRFRVAEEVRTLLSFLRCFPEVETLHVMASDNHTDHYDDPGEVKARDKLNSTFWQGVGPIKCVQSRVKKVVFDQFCGGTNQVGFLKMVLGRAVFLQKVIVLLADPDPIMVSEATRKLNPLASKRMWANKTLRKISLEVRGRQSGPIWGYNQASDLSISDPFIS; this is encoded by the exons ATGAGACTTGACATCATGTACTCTTGCCTGCCGGCCTCCCCGATATCCGCCGCCGCATTCCTCTCCGCCGCCATCTCCGACGAAGACGGCGTTGAGGACCGCATCAGCGCCCTCCCCAACGGCCTCCTGCGCGACGTCGTCTCCCGCCTCCCCGTCAAGGACGCCGCCCGCACCAACGCGCTCTGCCGGCGCTGGCGCGGCCTTTGGCGCGCCATCCCACTCGTCCTCGATGACGCCCACCTCATCACGGAAGGCCCCGGCGTCGACTGGCGCGCCCCCGCCGCCGCGGCGGTCTCCCGCGTCCTCGCTTCCCACCCGGGCCCCTTCCGCTGCGTCCGCCTCCTCAGCAACCTCATCGACGAGTCCAACAAGGAATGCCTCGCGGAGTGGCTCCGCCTCCTCGCCGACAAGGGCGTGGAGGACCTCACCCTCGTCAACCGCCCCTGGGGCTTCGGCGTGCCCGCGCGGCTTCCCCCGTCCCTCCTCTCCTGCGGCGCCTCGCTCCGCCGCCTCTACCTCGGCGTCTGGTTCTTCCCTTTCACCACCGGCCTCCCCCGCAGCCCCGACGTTTTCCCTCACCTCCGGGAGCTCGGCATCTGTCACGGCATCATGCAGGAGTCCGACCTGGAGTACCTGCTCGCTTGCAGCCCCAGGCTGGAGACCTTTGCGCTCATCACCAACTACTGCTTGCCCGACCGCGTCCGCATCGGCAGCCACAGCCTCCGTTGCGTGCTGCTCTGGCATTCCATGGCGGACGAGGTCGCCGCCATTGCCGCCCCGCACCTGCATCGCCTCATCGTCTACTGCACGCACCCCACTGAGGCTGGAAGGGCCTTCAAGGTCAAGATAGGCTATGCTCCTCAGCTCGCCGTGCTCGGCTACTTGGACACCACCCACGTGCTTGAGATTGACAACACCATCATCAAG GCTGGGGTGACAAAAGTTAGCCCAGATGCAGTGGTTCCAAGCATCAAGGTGTTAGCTCTGAAGGTGCGCTTCAGAGTCGCGGAGGAAGTGAGAACTTTGCTGAGTTTCTTGAGATGCTTCCCTGAAGTAGAGACCTTACACGTTATGGCT TCCGACAATCACACTGACCACTATGATGACCCGGGTGAAGTCAAGGCCAGGGACAAGCTCAATTCCACGTTCTGGCAGGGGGTTGGTCCGATCAAATGCGTGCAGTCACGTGTCAAGAAGGTGGTGTTTGATCAGTTCTGCGGGGGCACAAACCAGGTTGGGTTTCTGAAGATGGTTCTTGGGAGAGCGGTGTTTCTGCAGAAGGTGATAGTCCTGCTCGCTGACCCGGATCCTATCATGGTGAGTGAGGCCACGCGCAAACTGAACCCGTTGGCTTCCAAGAGGATGTGGGCCAATAAGACCTTGCGCAAAATTTCCTTGGAGGTTCGTGGGCGCCAATCAGGTCCTATTTGGGGGTACAACCAAGCATCTGATCTTTCTATCAGCGACCCATTTATTTCTTAA
- the LOC127303002 gene encoding putative FBD-associated F-box protein At5g56440 isoform X2 has protein sequence MRLDIMYSCLPASPISAAAFLSAAISDEDGVEDRISALPNGLLRDVVSRLPVKDAARTNALCRRWRGLWRAIPLVLDDAHLITEGPGVDWRAPAAAAVSRVLASHPGPFRCVRLLSNLIDESNKECLAEWLRLLADKGVEDLTLVNRPWGFGVPARLPPSLLSCGASLRRLYLGVWFFPFTTGLPRSPDVFPHLRELGICHGIMQESDLEYLLACSPRLETFALITNYCLPDRVRIGSHSLRCVLLWHSMADEVAAIAAPHLHRLIVYCTHPTEAGRAFKVKIGYAPQLAVLGYLDTTHVLEIDNTIIKAGVTKVSPDAVVPSIKVLALKVRFRVAEESDNHTDHYDDPGEVKARDKLNSTFWQGVGPIKCVQSRVKKVVFDQFCGGTNQVGFLKMVLGRAVFLQKVIVLLADPDPIMVSEATRKLNPLASKRMWANKTLRKISLEVRGRQSGPIWGYNQASDLSISDPFIS, from the exons ATGAGACTTGACATCATGTACTCTTGCCTGCCGGCCTCCCCGATATCCGCCGCCGCATTCCTCTCCGCCGCCATCTCCGACGAAGACGGCGTTGAGGACCGCATCAGCGCCCTCCCCAACGGCCTCCTGCGCGACGTCGTCTCCCGCCTCCCCGTCAAGGACGCCGCCCGCACCAACGCGCTCTGCCGGCGCTGGCGCGGCCTTTGGCGCGCCATCCCACTCGTCCTCGATGACGCCCACCTCATCACGGAAGGCCCCGGCGTCGACTGGCGCGCCCCCGCCGCCGCGGCGGTCTCCCGCGTCCTCGCTTCCCACCCGGGCCCCTTCCGCTGCGTCCGCCTCCTCAGCAACCTCATCGACGAGTCCAACAAGGAATGCCTCGCGGAGTGGCTCCGCCTCCTCGCCGACAAGGGCGTGGAGGACCTCACCCTCGTCAACCGCCCCTGGGGCTTCGGCGTGCCCGCGCGGCTTCCCCCGTCCCTCCTCTCCTGCGGCGCCTCGCTCCGCCGCCTCTACCTCGGCGTCTGGTTCTTCCCTTTCACCACCGGCCTCCCCCGCAGCCCCGACGTTTTCCCTCACCTCCGGGAGCTCGGCATCTGTCACGGCATCATGCAGGAGTCCGACCTGGAGTACCTGCTCGCTTGCAGCCCCAGGCTGGAGACCTTTGCGCTCATCACCAACTACTGCTTGCCCGACCGCGTCCGCATCGGCAGCCACAGCCTCCGTTGCGTGCTGCTCTGGCATTCCATGGCGGACGAGGTCGCCGCCATTGCCGCCCCGCACCTGCATCGCCTCATCGTCTACTGCACGCACCCCACTGAGGCTGGAAGGGCCTTCAAGGTCAAGATAGGCTATGCTCCTCAGCTCGCCGTGCTCGGCTACTTGGACACCACCCACGTGCTTGAGATTGACAACACCATCATCAAG GCTGGGGTGACAAAAGTTAGCCCAGATGCAGTGGTTCCAAGCATCAAGGTGTTAGCTCTGAAGGTGCGCTTCAGAGTCGCGGAGGAA TCCGACAATCACACTGACCACTATGATGACCCGGGTGAAGTCAAGGCCAGGGACAAGCTCAATTCCACGTTCTGGCAGGGGGTTGGTCCGATCAAATGCGTGCAGTCACGTGTCAAGAAGGTGGTGTTTGATCAGTTCTGCGGGGGCACAAACCAGGTTGGGTTTCTGAAGATGGTTCTTGGGAGAGCGGTGTTTCTGCAGAAGGTGATAGTCCTGCTCGCTGACCCGGATCCTATCATGGTGAGTGAGGCCACGCGCAAACTGAACCCGTTGGCTTCCAAGAGGATGTGGGCCAATAAGACCTTGCGCAAAATTTCCTTGGAGGTTCGTGGGCGCCAATCAGGTCCTATTTGGGGGTACAACCAAGCATCTGATCTTTCTATCAGCGACCCATTTATTTCTTAA